The proteins below are encoded in one region of Dioscorea cayenensis subsp. rotundata cultivar TDr96_F1 chromosome 18, TDr96_F1_v2_PseudoChromosome.rev07_lg8_w22 25.fasta, whole genome shotgun sequence:
- the LOC120281703 gene encoding homeobox-leucine zipper protein ATHB-13-like: MSLEQMACNGMASPFFPPNFLLQMQTPHEDHHEHTQPSSTTLSPLLPATTPCTTTPPDFRAMLGKRSMSFSGIEPCEEMTGDDDLSDDCSQAGEKKRRLNMEQVRTLEKNFELGNKLEPERKMQLARALGLQPRQIAIWFQNRRARWKTKQLEKDYDVLKRQFEALKSENDALQAHNKKLQSELLALKGREISEPINLNKETEGSCSNRSENSSEINLDISRTSVTETSPLNQQQNSRAFFTAVRPGSMTQLLQAGSTKIENSAPEENLCNMFCNMDDQSAFWAWSEHNHNFH, translated from the exons ATGTCTCTAGAGCAAATGGCATGCAATGGCATGGCCTCCCCTTTCTTCCCACCAAACTTTCTTCTCCAAATGCAAACCCCTCATGAAGATCACCATGAACATACCCAACCTTCTTCCACCACTCTCTCCCCTCTCCTTCCTGCCACTACCCCTTGCACAACCACCCCTCCAGACTTCAGAG CAATGCTTGGCAAGAGATCCATGTCATTCTCTGGTATTGAGCCATGTGAAGAGATGACTGGAGATGATGACCTCTCTGATGACTGTTCCCAAGCCGgtgagaagaagagaaggttaAACATGGAGCAAGTGAGGACACTTGAGAAAAACTTTGAGCTTGGGAACAAGCTTGAGCCAGAGAGGAAGATGCAGCTGGCTAGAGCTCTTGGCCTTCAACCTAGACAAATTGCCATCTGGTTCCAAAACAGAAGGGCCAGGTGGAAAACTAAACAATTAGAGAAAGACTATGATGTTCTCAAGAGACAATTTGAGGCTTTGAAGTCTGAGAATGATGCTCTCCAAGCTCACAACAAGAAACTCCAATCTGAG ctTTTGGCTCTGAAAGGGAGGGAAATATCAGAACCAATAAACCTGAATAAGGAAACTGAAGGCTCTTGCAGCAACCGAAGTGAGAACAGCTCAGAGATAAACTTAGACATTTCAAGAACATCAGTAACTGAAACAAGTCCTTTAAATCAACAGCAAAACAGCAGAGCTTTCTTCACTGCAGTGAGACCTGGAAGCATGACTCAACTCCTTCAAGCTGGTTCTACAAAGATTGAAAACAGCGCACCTGAAGAGAACTTGTGCAACATGTTCTGCAACATGGATGATCAGTCAGCCTTCTGGGCCTGGTCCGAACACAACCACAACTTCCATTAA